One Aegilops tauschii subsp. strangulata cultivar AL8/78 chromosome 7, Aet v6.0, whole genome shotgun sequence genomic window carries:
- the LOC109782490 gene encoding adagio-like protein 1 — protein MEWDSESDGGGSAGSGDEMEEEGGEMVLGEAGGSGSGSEGGGLGGGDGVGGMFTFAIEGMLRGAGPYGLVVTDALEPDCPIIYVNRGFEEATGYRAEEVLGRNCRFLQCRGPFAQRRHPLVDDAVVSGIQRCVDNGTQFRGDLLNFRKDGFPLMNRLHLTPIYGDDDIITHYMGIQFFTNANVDLGPVPGSVTREPVRSTRFAPDNFFRPITTGLEQDNFCREYSSLFQLTDEVLCQSILSRLSPRDVASVSSVCRRLYDLTKNEDLWRMVCRNAWGSETTRALETVPAAKRLGWGRLARELTTLEAVAWRKLTVGGAVEPSRCNFSACAVGNRVVLFGGEGVNMQPMNDTFVLDLNASNPEWRHVNVSSAPPGRWGHTLSCLNGSWLVVFGGCGRQGLLNDVFMLDLDAKHPTWREIPGVAPPVPRSWHSSCTLDGNKLVVSGGCADSGVLLSDTFLLDVSMDKPVWREVPASWTPPSRLGHSMSVYDGRKILMFGGLAKSGPLRLRSSDVFTMDLSEEEPCWRCLTGSGMPGAGNPAGAGPPPRLDHVAVSLPGGRVLIFGGSVAGLHSASQLYLLDPTEEKPTWRILNVPGRPPRFAWGHSTCVVGGTKAIVLGGQTGEEWMLTEVHELSLASSNSV, from the exons ATGGAGTGGGACAGCGAGTccgacggcggcggcagcgcgggGAGCGGGGACGAgatggaggaggagggaggggagaTGGTGCTTGGGGAAGCTGGAGGGAGCGGGAGCGGGAGCGAGGGCGGGGGATTAGGAGGCGGCGACGGGGTCGGCGGGATGTTCACGTTCGCCATCGAGGGGATGCTCCGTGGGGCGGGGCCGTACGGGCTGGTCGTCACGGACGCGCTCGAGCCCGACTGCCCCATCATCTACGTCAACCGCGGCTTCGAGGAGGCCACCGGGTACCGCGCCGAGGAGGTGCTCGGCAGGAACTG CCGGTTTCTGCAATGCAGAGGACCGTTTGCTCAGAGAAGGCACCCCTTGGTTGATGATGCAGTAGTTTCTGGGATTCAGAGATGTGTAGACAACGGTACTCAGTTCCGTGGTGATTTGTTGAATTTCAGAAAAGACGGATTTCCATTGATGAATAGGTTGCATCTGACTCCTATATATGGAGATGATGATATCATCACCCATTATATGGGCATTCAGTTCTTCACCAATGCTAATGTTGATTTGGGACCAGTACCTGGCTCAGTTACAAGGGAACCTGTGAGATCTACACGGTTTGCTCCGGATAACTTCTTCCGGCCCATAACCACCGGACTGGAGCAGGACAACTTCTGCCGGGAGTATTCCAGTCTCTTCCAGCTAACTGATGAAGTACTTTGCCAGAGTATTTTGTCAAGGTTGTCTCCAAGAGATGTCGCATCTGTGAGCTCTGTATGTCGACGGTTGTATGACTTAACAAAAAATGAAGATCTTTGGAGAATGGTTTGCCGTAATGCATGGGGTAGTGAGACTACTCGAGCTCTTGAGACAGTGCCTGCTGCGAAAAGATTGGGCTGGGGTCGGCTGGCCAGAGAACTAACCACCCTGGAAGCTGTTGCCTGGAGGAAATTGACTGTTGGAGGTGCAGTGGAGCCATCTCGATGCAACTTCAGTGCTTGTGCTGTAGGGAATCGTGTCGTTCTCTTTGGCGGGGAAGGTGTTAACATGCAACCGATGAATGACACGTTTGTGTTGGATTTGAATGCTAGCAATCCGGAGTGGAGACATGTCAATGTAAGCTCAGCTCCTCCGGGCCGCTGGGGCCATACACTATCGTGCCTAAATGGATCTTGGTTAGTTGTGTTCGGGGGATGTGGAAGGCAGGGCCTTCTTAATGATGTATTCATGTTGGATTTGGATGCGAAACACCCAACTTGGCGGGAGATCCCTGGTGTTGCACCGCCGGTTCCGCGTTCATGGCACAGCTCCTGCACTTTGGATGGGAATAAGTTGGTGGTTTCTGGTGGCTGTGCAGACTCGGGTGTACTACTCAGTGATACGTTTCTTCTTGATGTGAGCATGGACAAACCTGTATGGAGGGAAGTACCTGCATCTTGGACACCACCTTCTAGATTGGGCCACTCAATGTCTGTGTATGATGGTAGGAAAATTCTGATGTTCGGCGGTCTTGCTAAGAGTGGTCCTCTCCGACTACGATCTAGTGATGTGTTCACAATGGACCTAAGCGAAGAAGAGCCCTGTTGGCGGTGCCTAACCGGGAGTGGAATGCCTGGGGCGGGAAATCCGGCTGGAGCTGGTCCACCTCCTCGTCTTGATCATGTTGCTGTGAGTTTGCCAGGGGGAAGAGTGTTGATATTTGGTGGATCAGTGGCAGGCCTCCACTCGGCGTCACAGCTGTATCTCTTGGATCCGACTGAAGAGAAACCTACGTGGAGGATACTTAATGTTCCCGGGCGACCTCCGCGGTTTGCGTGGGGCCACAGTACCTGTGTCGTTGGAGGTACAAAAGCGATAGTGCTTGGAGGACAAACTGGAGAAGAGTGGATGCTCACCGAAGTACATGAGCTCTCTCTGGCTAGTAGTAACTCTGTTTGA
- the LOC109782487 gene encoding putative cyclin-dependent kinase F-2, with product MATMSRAAAAEAAIGAMMDDHAAGSRKRRRIGSTDDYELTRVLGAGGFGVVVKARHRATGEDVALKFLVRSPDGGGGKRRRHRAHAVHRDLLREACYLAACRGHPSVVGLHGIARDPRTGQCSLVLEHVGPSLAHVLRARHRPFTEEETRRVMRQLLSGAGRMHERGIVHRDIKPGNVLVGGEGLVKICDLGLAVSMAGAPPPRGRAGTRWYMAPEILLGRPDYDELVDTWSLGCVMAELLASEPLFPGQNAVDQLFRIFRVLGDACVGFTHTHTPLAAAGQMPPTRRGDSRLRELFPEERLSRDGFEVLDGLLRCDPSERLPAAVALQCPWFTGTADFPAA from the coding sequence ATGGCCACCATGTCGCGAGCTGCCGCAGCTGAAGCCGCCATTGGCGCCATGATGGACGACCACGCCGCCGGCTCCCGCAAGAGACGGCGCATCGGGAGCACCGACGACTACGAGCTGACGCGCGTGCTCGGGGCGGGCGGCTTCGGCGTCGTCGTCAAGGCGCGTCACCGCGCCACCGGAGAGGACGTCGCCCTCAAGTTCCTGGTCCGCTCacccgacggcggcggcggcaagagGAGGCGCCACCGTGCACACGCGGTCCACCGCGACCTGCTGCGCGAGGCGTGCTACCTCGCGGCGTGCCGCGGTCACCCCTCGGTCGTCGGCTTGCACGGCATCGCGCGGGACCCCCGCACCGGTCAGTGCAGCCTCGTCCTGGAGCACGTCGGCCCGAGCCTCGCCCACGTCCTGCGAGCTCGCCACCGGCCGTTCACCGAGGAGGAGACGCGCCGCGTCATGCGGCAGCTCCTGAGCGGCGCCGGGAGGATGCACGAGCGCGGCATCGTCCACCGGGACATCAAGCCCGGGAACGtcctcgtcggcggcgagggccTGGTGAAGATATGCGACCTCGGGCTGGCCGTGTCCATGGCgggcgcgccgccgccgcgcggcCGGGCCGGCACCCGCTGGTACATGGCTCCGGAGATCCTCCTGGGGAGGCCGGACTACGACGAGCTCGTGGACACCTGGTCGCTCGGCTGCGTCATGGCGGAGCTGCTCGCCAGCGAACCACTGTTCCCGGGACAGAATGCGGTCGACCAACTCTTCCGAATCTTCCGCGTGCTCGGCGACGCGTGTGTAGGAttcacgcacacgcacacgccgctcgccgccgcggGGCAGATGCCGCCGACACGCCGAGGCGACAGCCGGCTGCGAGAGCTGTTCCCGGAGGAGCGCCTGTCGCGCGATGGATTCGAGGTTTTAGACGGGCTCCTCAGGTGCGACCCCAGCGAGCGCCTGCCGGCGGCCGTGGCGCTCCAGTGCCCTTGGTTCACTGGCACCGCCGACTTCCCTGCTGCGTAG
- the LOC120969557 gene encoding probable mediator of RNA polymerase II transcription subunit 26a, with amino-acid sequence MAAQMSPLRRWKRFFGAFDSVDAAIETADPDMCRDELRRARGDIFEGLCNTADDGKAEKLCGVLDGLMAESLETLRLTLVTPKVLATTDLAKAVRALRKHESERVRALARGIMSGWRASALHDFAGEPDNFNAPQPKETVEQQRVCATTTERPSSIEIAGHDQQHASADLDAKKKKTVEISSKASDLVGGINMAKPKEVTVGQHVNVSADPDAKAMEAAKRKLHERYQQASDAKRQRRVQVVESPEMLKQRQRKMHPILRERSLARCASSMVKKTFSVTRQFPMGS; translated from the coding sequence ATGGCCGCGCAGATGAGCCCGCTCCGCCGGTGGAAGCGCTTCTTCGGCGCCTTCGACTCCGTCGACGCGGCCATCGAGACCGCCGACCCTGACATGTGCCGCGACGAGCTCCGGCGCGCCAGGGGCGACATCTTTGAAGGGCTCTGCAACACCGCCGACGACGGCAAGGCGGAGAAGCTCTGCGGGGTTCTCGACGGCTTGATGGCAGAGTCCCTCGAGACGCTGCGGTTGACTCTCGTGACGCCGAAGGTGCTCGCCACCACGGACCTCGCCAAGGCCGTCCGTGCGCTGCGGAAGCACGAGTCCGAGCGGGTCCGCGCCCTCGCCAGAGGCATCATGAGCGGGTGGAGGGCGTCCGCCCTGCACGACTTCGCCGGAGAGCCGGACAACTTCAACGCGCCTCAGCCCAAGGAGACCGTCGAGCAGCAGCGTGTCTGCGCAACGACGACGGAGCGGCCTTCCTCCATCGAGATCGCCGGTCACGATCAGCAGCATGCCTCGGCCGATCTTgacgcgaagaagaagaagacggtgGAGATCAGCAGCAAGGCGTCCGATCTCGTcggcggcatcaacatggcgaaGCCCAAGGAGGTCACCGTCGGTCAGCATGTCAATGTCTCGGCCGATCCAGACGCGAAGGCAATGGAGGCCGCAAAGCGCAAACTCCATGAGAGGTACCAGCAAGCATCGGACGCGAAGCGGCAGCGCAGGGTGCAGGTCGTGGAGTCGCCGGAGATGCTCAAGCAGAGGCAGAGGAAGATGCACCCCATCCTGAGGGAGAGGAGCCTGGCGAGGTGCGCCAGCTCCATGGTCAAGAAGACGTTTTCGGTCACGAGGCAGTTTCCCATGGGCAGTTGA